From the Mesoplasma syrphidae genome, the window ATAAATAAACTTGATTTTAATTTTTTTTAGCCCGTAATAGAATCCTCCCATTACTCCAAAAAAAAGGAAAATCGCTAAAAATGACTGTCACATACTGATACTTAAGAAACCTTCAAGAAAAGTTTCTCTAAAACCACTCATTATCATATTTATTCCTTTTCTAGTTTTTTAAACCAGCTTACTTATTGCAATTTGAATTATATCTGTTGTTCTTGAAAACGGGGGCGAATATGGCAAATCAATTTGTTCCAAGTGTTCGTCAACTGATGTTCTTGATCACATTAATCCAATTAACCCATAAATTCTCATAACTGCTTTATCTTTACCCAATATTTGAGCATTAACAATTTGTTTAGTAGCTTGATCAATTGTAAGTTTCAGAACTAAATCATTTTGATTTTCAAGATAATTGGTGTGATCCTTGTCCTTTACTAAAACACTTTTTGTTAAAACTCTTTGATTTTCCAAAACAAAATTATTTTCTCCTGTTCTCGCCAATTCTAAATCAAAAAAGCGCACAATTGCAGTTCCCAATGTTCCTTTAAACTCAAAAAATTGTGCTTTAAAAATATTATTAGCAATAATTTTTGCATGCTTATTAGCAATTGTTGCCAAATACAAAACTTTTGGGTCATTATATAAAAAACCAAAAGTTTCAGCACAATCTCCACCAGCATAAACATTATTGAAATTTGTTTGACAGTATTTGTCAATAATAATCGATCCTCTTGAATTTAAATTTAAACCTGAGTTTTGCAAAAATTCTGTATTCGGAGCAAACCCAATTGCCAAGATAACCATATCGCATAGAATTTTTTCTCCAGTTTTTAAAATTGCTCCCTTAACATCACCATGATTATTTAAAACAAATTTATCAACTTCATTATTTTTAATTAAATTAATATTTTTCTCAGCCATTTTTTCTTCAATAACTGATGTAAATTCTTCATCAAATAATGATTGCAAAGGACGTTGTGATTTCTCAATTATAGTAATATCAATTTTCGAATTAAAAGTTTTAATATTTTCAATCATCTCTAATCCAATCAAACCTGAACCAACAACCAAAACATTTTTAGTAGATGCTAATTTGGCTCTAATATTCTCACCGTCTTGCTTTGTGCTAACTGTAAAAATATTATTTCCGCTAATATTTTCAATTGATGGAATAATTGGTTTGGCTCCTGTTGCGATAACTAAATTATCGTAATATTCAACATTATTATTGTAATAAACCTCGTGATTTTTAAAATCAATTTTGGTAACATTCGAATTAATAATAACTTCAATTTTTTGCTCTCGAAATTTTTCGACTGTCCTGGCAATTAAAGTTTGCGA encodes:
- a CDS encoding FAD-dependent oxidoreductase, with amino-acid sequence MKTVIIGGAATGMGVAAKLKRLNPEMEIKVIQKENYVSLGACGIPYYIGNHFDNSQTLIARTVEKFREQKIEVIINSNVTKIDFKNHEVYYNNNVEYYDNLVIATGAKPIIPSIENISGNNIFTVSTKQDGENIRAKLASTKNVLVVGSGLIGLEMIENIKTFNSKIDITIIEKSQRPLQSLFDEEFTSVIEEKMAEKNINLIKNNEVDKFVLNNHGDVKGAILKTGEKILCDMVILAIGFAPNTEFLQNSGLNLNSRGSIIIDKYCQTNFNNVYAGGDCAETFGFLYNDPKVLYLATIANKHAKIIANNIFKAQFFEFKGTLGTAIVRFFDLELARTGENNFVLENQRVLTKSVLVKDKDHTNYLENQNDLVLKLTIDQATKQIVNAQILGKDKAVMRIYGLIGLMWSRTSVDEHLEQIDLPYSPPFSRTTDIIQIAISKLV